A genomic region of candidate division WOR-3 bacterium contains the following coding sequences:
- the truD gene encoding tRNA pseudouridine(13) synthase TruD encodes MKIKCLPDDFYVEEKVNISFNQSGPYAIYKLEKKFWDTFDLLDYLSRKYRLKDIGRAGIKDRYSHSIQFISIKNLEKLDIAEKNFKLSFVGTSPEPITINSLLGNAFQITIRDLNQKEIEYINQNLKVIKTYGFPNYYDEQRMGSGRAQKGFIAQKLIFQHYNGALKLYLATPSKFDDSKTRRLKKYLLENWGNWQKCLKAPYDLGQFRYPLHYLQEHPKDFKGAIKTIRRDLLEMFINAYQAYLWNETLKKLIQNRKIKYFSVKYRFGELYFYEKLSSAEFNYLRDLVVPAPSYKLTLADFNNFSNSAIPTEKHKSKSHYAEIKSAMEQVLSEESREINQNISLKDLKIHLGIKGLFFKPYERKAIVLPKNITITEPMNDDLYPKKYKQTVSFFLPKGSYATILIKRITSI; translated from the coding sequence ATGAAGATTAAATGCTTGCCTGATGACTTTTATGTTGAAGAAAAAGTCAACATATCTTTTAATCAATCTGGTCCTTATGCAATTTATAAACTGGAAAAGAAATTTTGGGATACTTTTGATTTACTGGATTATTTATCCCGGAAATATAGATTAAAAGATATTGGTCGGGCTGGCATCAAAGACCGTTACAGTCATTCCATTCAATTTATTTCAATTAAAAACTTGGAAAAATTAGATATTGCCGAAAAGAATTTTAAGTTATCTTTTGTGGGCACATCACCTGAACCGATTACTATCAATTCTTTATTGGGCAATGCTTTTCAGATAACAATACGAGACCTTAATCAAAAAGAGATTGAATATATCAACCAAAATCTAAAAGTAATTAAGACTTATGGTTTTCCTAATTATTATGATGAGCAGAGGATGGGTTCGGGTCGAGCCCAAAAAGGGTTTATTGCCCAGAAATTGATTTTCCAACATTATAATGGTGCCCTGAAACTCTATTTGGCAACACCATCAAAATTTGATGATAGTAAAACCCGAAGACTTAAAAAATATCTTTTAGAAAACTGGGGCAATTGGCAAAAGTGCCTCAAGGCGCCTTATGATTTAGGTCAATTCCGATATCCTTTACACTATCTTCAAGAACATCCCAAAGATTTTAAGGGTGCAATTAAGACTATTAGACGGGACTTATTGGAAATGTTTATTAATGCTTATCAGGCATATCTGTGGAATGAGACCTTAAAAAAATTAATCCAAAATCGGAAGATAAAATATTTTTCAGTAAAATATCGTTTTGGCGAACTATATTTTTATGAGAAACTTTCTTCTGCGGAATTTAATTATCTAAGGGATTTAGTAGTTCCGGCGCCAAGTTATAAATTAACCTTGGCAGATTTTAATAACTTCTCCAACTCGGCAATCCCAACTGAAAAACATAAATCAAAGTCTCACTATGCCGAAATAAAATCCGCAATGGAACAAGTGCTTTCAGAAGAATCAAGAGAAATTAATCAAAATATCTCATTAAAAGACCTAAAAATCCATTTGGGTATCAAAGGACTATTTTTTAAGCCGTATGAACGAAAAGCCATTGTCTTACCAAAAAATATAACAATAACTGAACCAATGAATGATGATTTATATCCGAAGAAATACAAACAAACTGTGTCGTTCTTTCTGCCTAAGGGAAGTTATGCAACAATTTTAATCAAAAGAATTACGAGTATCTAA